Proteins encoded together in one Felis catus isolate Fca126 chromosome B3, F.catus_Fca126_mat1.0, whole genome shotgun sequence window:
- the PARP6 gene encoding protein mono-ADP-ribosyltransferase PARP6 isoform X1 — translation MDIKGQFWNDDDSEGDNESEEFLYGVQGSCAADLYRHPQLDADIEAVKEIYSENSVSIREYGTIDDVDIDLHINISFLDEEVSTAWKVLRTEPIVLRLRFSLSQYLDGPEPSIEVFQPSNKEGFGLGLQLKKILGMFTSQQWKHLSNDFLKTQQEKRHSWFKASGTIKKFRAGLSIFSPIPKSPSFPIIQDSMLKGKLGVPELRVGRLMNRSISCTMKNPKVEVFGYPPSPQAGLLCPQHVGLPPPARTSPLVSGHCKNIPTLEYGFLVQIMKYAEQRIPTLNEYCVVCDEQHVFQNGSMLKPAVCTRELCVFSFYTLGVMSGAAEEVATGAEVVDLLVAMCRAALESPRKSIIFEPYPSVVDPTDPKTLAFNPKKKNYERLQKALDSVMSIREMTQGSYLEIKKQMDKLDPLAHPLLQWIISSNRSHIVKLPLSRQLKFMHTSHQFLLLSSPPAKEARFRTAKKLYGSTFAFHGSHIENWHSILRNGLVNASYTKLQLHGAAYGKGIYLSPISSISFGYSGMGKGQHRMPSKDELVQRYNRMNTIPQTRSIQSRFLQSRNLNCIALCEVITSKDLQKHGNIWVCPVSDHVCTRFFFVYEDGQVGDANINTQDPKIQKEIMRVIGTQVYTN, via the exons ATG GACATCAAAGGCCAGTTCTGGAATGATGATGATTCGGAGGGAGATAATGAATCAGAGGAATTTCTCTATGGAGTTCAG GGGAGCTGTGCGGCTGACCTATATCGACACCCACAGCTTGATGCAGACATTGAAGCCGTGAAGGAGATCTACAGTGAGAACTCTGTATCCATCAG AGAATATGGAACTATCGATGACGTGGACATTGACCTCCACATCAACATCAGCTTCCTCGAT GAGGAAGTCTCTACAGCCTGGAAAGTCCTCCGAACAGAACCTATTGTGTTGAGGCTGcgattttctctttcccagtaCCTTGATGGACCAG aACCGTCAATTGAGGTTTTCCAGCCATCGAATAAGGAAGGGTTTGGGCTGGGTCTTCAGCTGAAAAA GATCCTGGGTATGTTCACATCCCAACAATGGAAACATCTCAGCAACGATTTCTTGAAGACCCAGCAAGAAAAGAGGCACAGTTGGTTCAAGGCAAGTGGTACCATCAAGAAGTTCCGAGCCGGCCTCAGCATCTTCTCACCCATCCCCAA GTCTCCCAGTTTCCCGATCATACAGGACTCCATGCTGAAAGGCAAACTGGGTGTACCCGAGCTTCGAGTTGGGCGCCTCATGAACCGTTCTATCTCCTGCACCATGAAGAACCCCAAAGTGGAGGTGTTTGGCtaccctcccagcccccaggcagGTCTCCTGTGCCCCCAGCACGtgggcctccctcccccagcacgGACCTCTCCTTTG GTCAGTGGTCACTGCAAGAATATCCCTACTCTGGAATATGGATTTCTTGTCCAG ATCATGAAGTATGCAGAGCAGAGGATTCCAACGTTGAATGAGTACTGCGTGGTGTGTGATGAGCAGCATGTCTTCCAGAATGGGTCCATGCTCAAG CCAGCCGTCTGTACTCGTGAGCTGTGTGTTTTCTCCTTCTACACATTGGGAGTCATGTCCGGAGCTGCAGAGGAGGTTGCTACTGGAGCAGAG GTGGTGGATCTGCTGGTGGCCATGTGTAGGGCAGCTTTGGAGTCCCCTAGAAAGAGCATCATCTTTGAGCCTTATCCCTCTGTGGTGGACCCCACTGATCCCAAGACTCTGGCCTTTAACCCCAAG AAGAAGAATTATGAGCGACTTCAAAAAGCTCTGGATAGTGTGATGTCCATCCGGGAGATGACCCAG GGCTCATATCTAGAAATCAAGAAGCAGATGGACAAGCTGGATCCCTTGGCCCATCCTCTCTTGCAGTG GATCATCTCTAGCAACAGGTCACACATTGTCAAACTACCTCTCAGCAGG CAGCTGAAGTTCATGCACACCTCACACCAGTTCCTCCTGCTGAGCAGCCCTCCTGCCAAGGAGGCTCGGTTCCGGACCGCCAAGAAGCTCTACGGCAGCACCTTTGCCTTCCA TGGGTCCCACATTGAAAACTGGCATTCGATCCTGCGCAATGGGCTGGTCAATGCATCCTACACCAAACTGCAG CTGCATGGAGCAGCCTATGGCAAAGGCATCTACCTGAGCCCCATCTCCAGTATTTCCTTTGGATACTCAG gaatgggaaaaggacagCACAGGATGCCCTCCAAGGATGAGCTGGTCCAGAGATATAACAGGATGAATACCATCCCCCAG ACCCGATCCATTCAGTCAAGGTTCCTGCAGAGTCGGAATCTAAACTGTATAGCACTTTGTGAAG TGATTACATCTAAGGACCTCCAGAAGCATGGGAACATCTGGGTGTGCCCTGTGTCTGACCATGTCTGCACACGGTTCTTCTTTGT ATATGAGGATGGTCAGGTGGGCGATGCCAACATTAatactcaggaccccaagatacAGAAGGAAATCATGCGTGTGATCGGAACTCAGGTTTACACAAACTGA
- the PARP6 gene encoding protein mono-ADP-ribosyltransferase PARP6 isoform X2 produces the protein MDIKGQFWNDDDSEGDNESEEFLYGVQGSCAADLYRHPQLDADIEAVKEIYSENSVSIREYGTIDDVDIDLHINISFLDEEVSTAWKVLRTEPIVLRLRFSLSQYLDGPEPSIEVFQPSNKEGFGLGLQLKKILGMFTSQQWKHLSNDFLKTQQEKRHSWFKASGTIKKFRAGLSIFSPIPKSPSFPIIQDSMLKGKLGVPELRVGRLMNRSISCTMKNPKVEVFGYPPSPQAGLLCPQHVGLPPPARTSPLVSGHCKNIPTLEYGFLVQIMKYAEQRIPTLNEYCVVCDEQHVFQNGSMLKPAVCTRELCVFSFYTLGVMSGAAEEVATGAEVVDLLVAMCRAALESPRKSIIFEPYPSVVDPTDPKTLAFNPKKKNYERLQKALDSVMSIREMTQGSYLEIKKQMDKLDPLAHPLLQWIISSNRSHIVKLPLSRLKFMHTSHQFLLLSSPPAKEARFRTAKKLYGSTFAFHGSHIENWHSILRNGLVNASYTKLQLHGAAYGKGIYLSPISSISFGYSGMGKGQHRMPSKDELVQRYNRMNTIPQTRSIQSRFLQSRNLNCIALCEVITSKDLQKHGNIWVCPVSDHVCTRFFFVYEDGQVGDANINTQDPKIQKEIMRVIGTQVYTN, from the exons ATG GACATCAAAGGCCAGTTCTGGAATGATGATGATTCGGAGGGAGATAATGAATCAGAGGAATTTCTCTATGGAGTTCAG GGGAGCTGTGCGGCTGACCTATATCGACACCCACAGCTTGATGCAGACATTGAAGCCGTGAAGGAGATCTACAGTGAGAACTCTGTATCCATCAG AGAATATGGAACTATCGATGACGTGGACATTGACCTCCACATCAACATCAGCTTCCTCGAT GAGGAAGTCTCTACAGCCTGGAAAGTCCTCCGAACAGAACCTATTGTGTTGAGGCTGcgattttctctttcccagtaCCTTGATGGACCAG aACCGTCAATTGAGGTTTTCCAGCCATCGAATAAGGAAGGGTTTGGGCTGGGTCTTCAGCTGAAAAA GATCCTGGGTATGTTCACATCCCAACAATGGAAACATCTCAGCAACGATTTCTTGAAGACCCAGCAAGAAAAGAGGCACAGTTGGTTCAAGGCAAGTGGTACCATCAAGAAGTTCCGAGCCGGCCTCAGCATCTTCTCACCCATCCCCAA GTCTCCCAGTTTCCCGATCATACAGGACTCCATGCTGAAAGGCAAACTGGGTGTACCCGAGCTTCGAGTTGGGCGCCTCATGAACCGTTCTATCTCCTGCACCATGAAGAACCCCAAAGTGGAGGTGTTTGGCtaccctcccagcccccaggcagGTCTCCTGTGCCCCCAGCACGtgggcctccctcccccagcacgGACCTCTCCTTTG GTCAGTGGTCACTGCAAGAATATCCCTACTCTGGAATATGGATTTCTTGTCCAG ATCATGAAGTATGCAGAGCAGAGGATTCCAACGTTGAATGAGTACTGCGTGGTGTGTGATGAGCAGCATGTCTTCCAGAATGGGTCCATGCTCAAG CCAGCCGTCTGTACTCGTGAGCTGTGTGTTTTCTCCTTCTACACATTGGGAGTCATGTCCGGAGCTGCAGAGGAGGTTGCTACTGGAGCAGAG GTGGTGGATCTGCTGGTGGCCATGTGTAGGGCAGCTTTGGAGTCCCCTAGAAAGAGCATCATCTTTGAGCCTTATCCCTCTGTGGTGGACCCCACTGATCCCAAGACTCTGGCCTTTAACCCCAAG AAGAAGAATTATGAGCGACTTCAAAAAGCTCTGGATAGTGTGATGTCCATCCGGGAGATGACCCAG GGCTCATATCTAGAAATCAAGAAGCAGATGGACAAGCTGGATCCCTTGGCCCATCCTCTCTTGCAGTG GATCATCTCTAGCAACAGGTCACACATTGTCAAACTACCTCTCAGCAGG CTGAAGTTCATGCACACCTCACACCAGTTCCTCCTGCTGAGCAGCCCTCCTGCCAAGGAGGCTCGGTTCCGGACCGCCAAGAAGCTCTACGGCAGCACCTTTGCCTTCCA TGGGTCCCACATTGAAAACTGGCATTCGATCCTGCGCAATGGGCTGGTCAATGCATCCTACACCAAACTGCAG CTGCATGGAGCAGCCTATGGCAAAGGCATCTACCTGAGCCCCATCTCCAGTATTTCCTTTGGATACTCAG gaatgggaaaaggacagCACAGGATGCCCTCCAAGGATGAGCTGGTCCAGAGATATAACAGGATGAATACCATCCCCCAG ACCCGATCCATTCAGTCAAGGTTCCTGCAGAGTCGGAATCTAAACTGTATAGCACTTTGTGAAG TGATTACATCTAAGGACCTCCAGAAGCATGGGAACATCTGGGTGTGCCCTGTGTCTGACCATGTCTGCACACGGTTCTTCTTTGT ATATGAGGATGGTCAGGTGGGCGATGCCAACATTAatactcaggaccccaagatacAGAAGGAAATCATGCGTGTGATCGGAACTCAGGTTTACACAAACTGA
- the PARP6 gene encoding protein mono-ADP-ribosyltransferase PARP6 isoform X3, translating to MDIKGQFWNDDDSEGDNESEEFLYGVQGSCAADLYRHPQLDADIEAVKEIYSENSVSIREYGTIDDVDIDLHINISFLDEEVSTAWKVLRTEPIVLRLRFSLSQYLDGPEPSIEVFQPSNKEGFGLGLQLKKILGMFTSQQWKHLSNDFLKTQQEKRHSWFKASGTIKKFRAGLSIFSPIPKSPSFPIIQDSMLKGKLGVPELRVGRLMNRSISCTMKNPKVEVFGYPPSPQVSGHCKNIPTLEYGFLVQIMKYAEQRIPTLNEYCVVCDEQHVFQNGSMLKPAVCTRELCVFSFYTLGVMSGAAEEVATGAEVVDLLVAMCRAALESPRKSIIFEPYPSVVDPTDPKTLAFNPKKKNYERLQKALDSVMSIREMTQGSYLEIKKQMDKLDPLAHPLLQWIISSNRSHIVKLPLSRQLKFMHTSHQFLLLSSPPAKEARFRTAKKLYGSTFAFHGSHIENWHSILRNGLVNASYTKLQLHGAAYGKGIYLSPISSISFGYSGMGKGQHRMPSKDELVQRYNRMNTIPQTRSIQSRFLQSRNLNCIALCEVITSKDLQKHGNIWVCPVSDHVCTRFFFVYEDGQVGDANINTQDPKIQKEIMRVIGTQVYTN from the exons ATG GACATCAAAGGCCAGTTCTGGAATGATGATGATTCGGAGGGAGATAATGAATCAGAGGAATTTCTCTATGGAGTTCAG GGGAGCTGTGCGGCTGACCTATATCGACACCCACAGCTTGATGCAGACATTGAAGCCGTGAAGGAGATCTACAGTGAGAACTCTGTATCCATCAG AGAATATGGAACTATCGATGACGTGGACATTGACCTCCACATCAACATCAGCTTCCTCGAT GAGGAAGTCTCTACAGCCTGGAAAGTCCTCCGAACAGAACCTATTGTGTTGAGGCTGcgattttctctttcccagtaCCTTGATGGACCAG aACCGTCAATTGAGGTTTTCCAGCCATCGAATAAGGAAGGGTTTGGGCTGGGTCTTCAGCTGAAAAA GATCCTGGGTATGTTCACATCCCAACAATGGAAACATCTCAGCAACGATTTCTTGAAGACCCAGCAAGAAAAGAGGCACAGTTGGTTCAAGGCAAGTGGTACCATCAAGAAGTTCCGAGCCGGCCTCAGCATCTTCTCACCCATCCCCAA GTCTCCCAGTTTCCCGATCATACAGGACTCCATGCTGAAAGGCAAACTGGGTGTACCCGAGCTTCGAGTTGGGCGCCTCATGAACCGTTCTATCTCCTGCACCATGAAGAACCCCAAAGTGGAGGTGTTTGGCtaccctcccagcccccag GTCAGTGGTCACTGCAAGAATATCCCTACTCTGGAATATGGATTTCTTGTCCAG ATCATGAAGTATGCAGAGCAGAGGATTCCAACGTTGAATGAGTACTGCGTGGTGTGTGATGAGCAGCATGTCTTCCAGAATGGGTCCATGCTCAAG CCAGCCGTCTGTACTCGTGAGCTGTGTGTTTTCTCCTTCTACACATTGGGAGTCATGTCCGGAGCTGCAGAGGAGGTTGCTACTGGAGCAGAG GTGGTGGATCTGCTGGTGGCCATGTGTAGGGCAGCTTTGGAGTCCCCTAGAAAGAGCATCATCTTTGAGCCTTATCCCTCTGTGGTGGACCCCACTGATCCCAAGACTCTGGCCTTTAACCCCAAG AAGAAGAATTATGAGCGACTTCAAAAAGCTCTGGATAGTGTGATGTCCATCCGGGAGATGACCCAG GGCTCATATCTAGAAATCAAGAAGCAGATGGACAAGCTGGATCCCTTGGCCCATCCTCTCTTGCAGTG GATCATCTCTAGCAACAGGTCACACATTGTCAAACTACCTCTCAGCAGG CAGCTGAAGTTCATGCACACCTCACACCAGTTCCTCCTGCTGAGCAGCCCTCCTGCCAAGGAGGCTCGGTTCCGGACCGCCAAGAAGCTCTACGGCAGCACCTTTGCCTTCCA TGGGTCCCACATTGAAAACTGGCATTCGATCCTGCGCAATGGGCTGGTCAATGCATCCTACACCAAACTGCAG CTGCATGGAGCAGCCTATGGCAAAGGCATCTACCTGAGCCCCATCTCCAGTATTTCCTTTGGATACTCAG gaatgggaaaaggacagCACAGGATGCCCTCCAAGGATGAGCTGGTCCAGAGATATAACAGGATGAATACCATCCCCCAG ACCCGATCCATTCAGTCAAGGTTCCTGCAGAGTCGGAATCTAAACTGTATAGCACTTTGTGAAG TGATTACATCTAAGGACCTCCAGAAGCATGGGAACATCTGGGTGTGCCCTGTGTCTGACCATGTCTGCACACGGTTCTTCTTTGT ATATGAGGATGGTCAGGTGGGCGATGCCAACATTAatactcaggaccccaagatacAGAAGGAAATCATGCGTGTGATCGGAACTCAGGTTTACACAAACTGA
- the PARP6 gene encoding protein mono-ADP-ribosyltransferase PARP6 isoform X5 — protein sequence MDIKGQFWNDDDSEGDNESEEFLYGVQGSCAADLYRHPQLDADIEAVKEIYSENSVSIREYGTIDDVDIDLHINISFLDEEVSTAWKVLRTEPIVLRLRFSLSQYLDGPEPSIEVFQPSNKEGFGLGLQLKKILGMFTSQQWKHLSNDFLKTQQEKRHSWFKASGTIKKFRAGLSIFSPIPKSPSFPIIQDSMLKGKLGVPELRVGRLMNRSISCTMKNPKVEVFGYPPSPQAGLLCPQHVGLPPPARTSPLVSGHCKNIPTLEYGFLVQIMKYAEQRIPTLNEYCVVCDEQHVFQNGSMLKPAVCTRELCVFSFYTLGVMSGAAEEVATGAEKKNYERLQKALDSVMSIREMTQGSYLEIKKQMDKLDPLAHPLLQWIISSNRSHIVKLPLSRQLKFMHTSHQFLLLSSPPAKEARFRTAKKLYGSTFAFHGSHIENWHSILRNGLVNASYTKLQLHGAAYGKGIYLSPISSISFGYSGMGKGQHRMPSKDELVQRYNRMNTIPQTRSIQSRFLQSRNLNCIALCEVITSKDLQKHGNIWVCPVSDHVCTRFFFVYEDGQVGDANINTQDPKIQKEIMRVIGTQVYTN from the exons ATG GACATCAAAGGCCAGTTCTGGAATGATGATGATTCGGAGGGAGATAATGAATCAGAGGAATTTCTCTATGGAGTTCAG GGGAGCTGTGCGGCTGACCTATATCGACACCCACAGCTTGATGCAGACATTGAAGCCGTGAAGGAGATCTACAGTGAGAACTCTGTATCCATCAG AGAATATGGAACTATCGATGACGTGGACATTGACCTCCACATCAACATCAGCTTCCTCGAT GAGGAAGTCTCTACAGCCTGGAAAGTCCTCCGAACAGAACCTATTGTGTTGAGGCTGcgattttctctttcccagtaCCTTGATGGACCAG aACCGTCAATTGAGGTTTTCCAGCCATCGAATAAGGAAGGGTTTGGGCTGGGTCTTCAGCTGAAAAA GATCCTGGGTATGTTCACATCCCAACAATGGAAACATCTCAGCAACGATTTCTTGAAGACCCAGCAAGAAAAGAGGCACAGTTGGTTCAAGGCAAGTGGTACCATCAAGAAGTTCCGAGCCGGCCTCAGCATCTTCTCACCCATCCCCAA GTCTCCCAGTTTCCCGATCATACAGGACTCCATGCTGAAAGGCAAACTGGGTGTACCCGAGCTTCGAGTTGGGCGCCTCATGAACCGTTCTATCTCCTGCACCATGAAGAACCCCAAAGTGGAGGTGTTTGGCtaccctcccagcccccaggcagGTCTCCTGTGCCCCCAGCACGtgggcctccctcccccagcacgGACCTCTCCTTTG GTCAGTGGTCACTGCAAGAATATCCCTACTCTGGAATATGGATTTCTTGTCCAG ATCATGAAGTATGCAGAGCAGAGGATTCCAACGTTGAATGAGTACTGCGTGGTGTGTGATGAGCAGCATGTCTTCCAGAATGGGTCCATGCTCAAG CCAGCCGTCTGTACTCGTGAGCTGTGTGTTTTCTCCTTCTACACATTGGGAGTCATGTCCGGAGCTGCAGAGGAGGTTGCTACTGGAGCAGAG AAGAAGAATTATGAGCGACTTCAAAAAGCTCTGGATAGTGTGATGTCCATCCGGGAGATGACCCAG GGCTCATATCTAGAAATCAAGAAGCAGATGGACAAGCTGGATCCCTTGGCCCATCCTCTCTTGCAGTG GATCATCTCTAGCAACAGGTCACACATTGTCAAACTACCTCTCAGCAGG CAGCTGAAGTTCATGCACACCTCACACCAGTTCCTCCTGCTGAGCAGCCCTCCTGCCAAGGAGGCTCGGTTCCGGACCGCCAAGAAGCTCTACGGCAGCACCTTTGCCTTCCA TGGGTCCCACATTGAAAACTGGCATTCGATCCTGCGCAATGGGCTGGTCAATGCATCCTACACCAAACTGCAG CTGCATGGAGCAGCCTATGGCAAAGGCATCTACCTGAGCCCCATCTCCAGTATTTCCTTTGGATACTCAG gaatgggaaaaggacagCACAGGATGCCCTCCAAGGATGAGCTGGTCCAGAGATATAACAGGATGAATACCATCCCCCAG ACCCGATCCATTCAGTCAAGGTTCCTGCAGAGTCGGAATCTAAACTGTATAGCACTTTGTGAAG TGATTACATCTAAGGACCTCCAGAAGCATGGGAACATCTGGGTGTGCCCTGTGTCTGACCATGTCTGCACACGGTTCTTCTTTGT ATATGAGGATGGTCAGGTGGGCGATGCCAACATTAatactcaggaccccaagatacAGAAGGAAATCATGCGTGTGATCGGAACTCAGGTTTACACAAACTGA
- the PARP6 gene encoding protein mono-ADP-ribosyltransferase PARP6 isoform X6: protein MFTSQQWKHLSNDFLKTQQEKRHSWFKASGTIKKFRAGLSIFSPIPKSPSFPIIQDSMLKGKLGVPELRVGRLMNRSISCTMKNPKVEVFGYPPSPQAGLLCPQHVGLPPPARTSPLVSGHCKNIPTLEYGFLVQIMKYAEQRIPTLNEYCVVCDEQHVFQNGSMLKPAVCTRELCVFSFYTLGVMSGAAEEVATGAEVVDLLVAMCRAALESPRKSIIFEPYPSVVDPTDPKTLAFNPKKKNYERLQKALDSVMSIREMTQGSYLEIKKQMDKLDPLAHPLLQWIISSNRSHIVKLPLSRQLKFMHTSHQFLLLSSPPAKEARFRTAKKLYGSTFAFHGSHIENWHSILRNGLVNASYTKLQLHGAAYGKGIYLSPISSISFGYSGMGKGQHRMPSKDELVQRYNRMNTIPQTRSIQSRFLQSRNLNCIALCEVITSKDLQKHGNIWVCPVSDHVCTRFFFVYEDGQVGDANINTQDPKIQKEIMRVIGTQVYTN from the exons ATGTTCACATCCCAACAATGGAAACATCTCAGCAACGATTTCTTGAAGACCCAGCAAGAAAAGAGGCACAGTTGGTTCAAGGCAAGTGGTACCATCAAGAAGTTCCGAGCCGGCCTCAGCATCTTCTCACCCATCCCCAA GTCTCCCAGTTTCCCGATCATACAGGACTCCATGCTGAAAGGCAAACTGGGTGTACCCGAGCTTCGAGTTGGGCGCCTCATGAACCGTTCTATCTCCTGCACCATGAAGAACCCCAAAGTGGAGGTGTTTGGCtaccctcccagcccccaggcagGTCTCCTGTGCCCCCAGCACGtgggcctccctcccccagcacgGACCTCTCCTTTG GTCAGTGGTCACTGCAAGAATATCCCTACTCTGGAATATGGATTTCTTGTCCAG ATCATGAAGTATGCAGAGCAGAGGATTCCAACGTTGAATGAGTACTGCGTGGTGTGTGATGAGCAGCATGTCTTCCAGAATGGGTCCATGCTCAAG CCAGCCGTCTGTACTCGTGAGCTGTGTGTTTTCTCCTTCTACACATTGGGAGTCATGTCCGGAGCTGCAGAGGAGGTTGCTACTGGAGCAGAG GTGGTGGATCTGCTGGTGGCCATGTGTAGGGCAGCTTTGGAGTCCCCTAGAAAGAGCATCATCTTTGAGCCTTATCCCTCTGTGGTGGACCCCACTGATCCCAAGACTCTGGCCTTTAACCCCAAG AAGAAGAATTATGAGCGACTTCAAAAAGCTCTGGATAGTGTGATGTCCATCCGGGAGATGACCCAG GGCTCATATCTAGAAATCAAGAAGCAGATGGACAAGCTGGATCCCTTGGCCCATCCTCTCTTGCAGTG GATCATCTCTAGCAACAGGTCACACATTGTCAAACTACCTCTCAGCAGG CAGCTGAAGTTCATGCACACCTCACACCAGTTCCTCCTGCTGAGCAGCCCTCCTGCCAAGGAGGCTCGGTTCCGGACCGCCAAGAAGCTCTACGGCAGCACCTTTGCCTTCCA TGGGTCCCACATTGAAAACTGGCATTCGATCCTGCGCAATGGGCTGGTCAATGCATCCTACACCAAACTGCAG CTGCATGGAGCAGCCTATGGCAAAGGCATCTACCTGAGCCCCATCTCCAGTATTTCCTTTGGATACTCAG gaatgggaaaaggacagCACAGGATGCCCTCCAAGGATGAGCTGGTCCAGAGATATAACAGGATGAATACCATCCCCCAG ACCCGATCCATTCAGTCAAGGTTCCTGCAGAGTCGGAATCTAAACTGTATAGCACTTTGTGAAG TGATTACATCTAAGGACCTCCAGAAGCATGGGAACATCTGGGTGTGCCCTGTGTCTGACCATGTCTGCACACGGTTCTTCTTTGT ATATGAGGATGGTCAGGTGGGCGATGCCAACATTAatactcaggaccccaagatacAGAAGGAAATCATGCGTGTGATCGGAACTCAGGTTTACACAAACTGA
- the PARP6 gene encoding protein mono-ADP-ribosyltransferase PARP6 isoform X4 encodes MDIKGQFWNDDDSEGDNESEEFLYGVQGSCAADLYRHPQLDADIEAVKEIYSENSVSIREYGTIDDVDIDLHINISFLDEEVSTAWKVLRTEPIVLRLRFSLSQYLDGPEPSIEVFQPSNKEGFGLGLQLKKILGMFTSQQWKHLSNDFLKTQQEKRHSWFKASGTIKKFRAGLSIFSPIPKSPSFPIIQDSMLKGKLGVPELRVGRLMNRSISCTMKNPKVEVFGYPPSPQVSGHCKNIPTLEYGFLVQIMKYAEQRIPTLNEYCVVCDEQHVFQNGSMLKPAVCTRELCVFSFYTLGVMSGAAEEVATGAEVVDLLVAMCRAALESPRKSIIFEPYPSVVDPTDPKTLAFNPKKKNYERLQKALDSVMSIREMTQGSYLEIKKQMDKLDPLAHPLLQWIISSNRSHIVKLPLSRLKFMHTSHQFLLLSSPPAKEARFRTAKKLYGSTFAFHGSHIENWHSILRNGLVNASYTKLQLHGAAYGKGIYLSPISSISFGYSGMGKGQHRMPSKDELVQRYNRMNTIPQTRSIQSRFLQSRNLNCIALCEVITSKDLQKHGNIWVCPVSDHVCTRFFFVYEDGQVGDANINTQDPKIQKEIMRVIGTQVYTN; translated from the exons ATG GACATCAAAGGCCAGTTCTGGAATGATGATGATTCGGAGGGAGATAATGAATCAGAGGAATTTCTCTATGGAGTTCAG GGGAGCTGTGCGGCTGACCTATATCGACACCCACAGCTTGATGCAGACATTGAAGCCGTGAAGGAGATCTACAGTGAGAACTCTGTATCCATCAG AGAATATGGAACTATCGATGACGTGGACATTGACCTCCACATCAACATCAGCTTCCTCGAT GAGGAAGTCTCTACAGCCTGGAAAGTCCTCCGAACAGAACCTATTGTGTTGAGGCTGcgattttctctttcccagtaCCTTGATGGACCAG aACCGTCAATTGAGGTTTTCCAGCCATCGAATAAGGAAGGGTTTGGGCTGGGTCTTCAGCTGAAAAA GATCCTGGGTATGTTCACATCCCAACAATGGAAACATCTCAGCAACGATTTCTTGAAGACCCAGCAAGAAAAGAGGCACAGTTGGTTCAAGGCAAGTGGTACCATCAAGAAGTTCCGAGCCGGCCTCAGCATCTTCTCACCCATCCCCAA GTCTCCCAGTTTCCCGATCATACAGGACTCCATGCTGAAAGGCAAACTGGGTGTACCCGAGCTTCGAGTTGGGCGCCTCATGAACCGTTCTATCTCCTGCACCATGAAGAACCCCAAAGTGGAGGTGTTTGGCtaccctcccagcccccag GTCAGTGGTCACTGCAAGAATATCCCTACTCTGGAATATGGATTTCTTGTCCAG ATCATGAAGTATGCAGAGCAGAGGATTCCAACGTTGAATGAGTACTGCGTGGTGTGTGATGAGCAGCATGTCTTCCAGAATGGGTCCATGCTCAAG CCAGCCGTCTGTACTCGTGAGCTGTGTGTTTTCTCCTTCTACACATTGGGAGTCATGTCCGGAGCTGCAGAGGAGGTTGCTACTGGAGCAGAG GTGGTGGATCTGCTGGTGGCCATGTGTAGGGCAGCTTTGGAGTCCCCTAGAAAGAGCATCATCTTTGAGCCTTATCCCTCTGTGGTGGACCCCACTGATCCCAAGACTCTGGCCTTTAACCCCAAG AAGAAGAATTATGAGCGACTTCAAAAAGCTCTGGATAGTGTGATGTCCATCCGGGAGATGACCCAG GGCTCATATCTAGAAATCAAGAAGCAGATGGACAAGCTGGATCCCTTGGCCCATCCTCTCTTGCAGTG GATCATCTCTAGCAACAGGTCACACATTGTCAAACTACCTCTCAGCAGG CTGAAGTTCATGCACACCTCACACCAGTTCCTCCTGCTGAGCAGCCCTCCTGCCAAGGAGGCTCGGTTCCGGACCGCCAAGAAGCTCTACGGCAGCACCTTTGCCTTCCA TGGGTCCCACATTGAAAACTGGCATTCGATCCTGCGCAATGGGCTGGTCAATGCATCCTACACCAAACTGCAG CTGCATGGAGCAGCCTATGGCAAAGGCATCTACCTGAGCCCCATCTCCAGTATTTCCTTTGGATACTCAG gaatgggaaaaggacagCACAGGATGCCCTCCAAGGATGAGCTGGTCCAGAGATATAACAGGATGAATACCATCCCCCAG ACCCGATCCATTCAGTCAAGGTTCCTGCAGAGTCGGAATCTAAACTGTATAGCACTTTGTGAAG TGATTACATCTAAGGACCTCCAGAAGCATGGGAACATCTGGGTGTGCCCTGTGTCTGACCATGTCTGCACACGGTTCTTCTTTGT ATATGAGGATGGTCAGGTGGGCGATGCCAACATTAatactcaggaccccaagatacAGAAGGAAATCATGCGTGTGATCGGAACTCAGGTTTACACAAACTGA